The following proteins are encoded in a genomic region of Archocentrus centrarchus isolate MPI-CPG fArcCen1 unplaced genomic scaffold, fArcCen1 scaffold_24_ctg1, whole genome shotgun sequence:
- the LOC115775690 gene encoding nuclear factor 7, brain-like: MDEKLFESYLSCHVCSETFRDPVSLSCGHSFCSSCLQKFWEQAKNKNCPICKRRSSKDYPPVNFALKELADSFAGRQKAGSSETEKGEKTLMSVCSKHQEEPKLFCVDEDRAVCTVCDFPHQHGHKVVPVEEAVSDLKEQLKSALKSLQDKRNKYKQVEETYNEVIEHSKKQLLSTERQIRAEFNKLHQFLREEEESRLAALREEEEQKGRTMSREMKMIEEQISSLSDSISAVEEELQKHSVPFLSSYKATQSRARAQSSLSDPQLLSGALIDVAKHLGNLSFRVWEKIKEKLHFSPVILDPNTASPWLCLSDDLTSVRQGDTKQQLPDNPERNTKYANVFGSEGFSSGKHSWEVEVGDHPDWNVGLVKESADRKGECPASPKYGIWALLHVSGKYTNCDGQTVKVKKSLQRIRVQLDYDRGEVSFYNPEDMTHICTHRHTFTEKLFPFFSVGESGDAKTCDIQMCQISQ, encoded by the coding sequence ATGGATGAGAAACTTTTTGAAAGTTACCTGAGCTGCCACGTGTGCTCAGAGACTTTCAGAGAtcctgtgtctctgagctgcgGCCACAGCTTCTGTTCAAGCTGCCTGCAGAAATTCTGGGaacaagctaaaaacaaaaactgtcccATTTGTAAAAGAAGATCCTCTAAAGATTATCCACCTGTGAACTTTGCTCTGAAAGAACTTGCTGATTCATTTGCTGGCAGACAGAAAGCTGGATCATCTGAGACAGAAAAGGGAGAGAAGACATTAATGTCAGTGTGCAGTAAACACCAAGAAGAGCCCAAACtgttctgtgtggatgaagataGAGCTGTGTGCACCGTCTGTGATTTTCCTCACCAACATGGTCACAAAGTGGTTCCTGTAGAAGAAGCAGTCAGTGACctgaaggagcagctgaaatctGCCTTAAAGTCTCtgcaggacaagaggaacaaatacaaacaagtgGAGGAAACCTACAATGAAGTGATTGAACACTCCAAGAAGCAGCTGTTGTCCACAGAGAGGCAGATCAGAGCAGAGTTCAACAAGCTCCACCAGTtcctgagagaggaagaggagtccaGACTGGCAGctctgagggaggaagaggagcagaaggGGAGGACTATGAGCAGAGAGATGAAGATGATTGAGGAGCAGATCTCCTCTCTGTCAGACAGCATCTCTGCTGTTGAAgaagagctgcagaaacacagcgTGCCATTCCTCAGCAGTTATAAAGCCACTCAGAGCAGAGCCAGAGCCCAGAGCTCACTGTCAGATCCACAGCTGCTCTCAGGAGCACTGATAGATGTGGCCAAACACCTGGGAAACCTGTCCTTCAGAGTGTGGGAGAAGATCAAGGAGAAGCTCCACTTCAGTCCTGTCATTCTGGACCCAAACACTGCAAGTCCCTGGCTCTGTCTGTCTGATGATCTGACCAGTGTGAGACAAGGagacacaaagcagcagcttcctgaCAATCCAGAGAGAAACACTAAGTATGCCAATGTTTTTGGCTCTGAGGGCTTCAGCTCAGGGAAACACAGctgggaggtggaggtgggagaCCATCCTGACTGGAATGTGGGTTTAGTTAAAGAATCAGCTGACAGGAAGGGAGAGTGTCCTGCTTCACCAAAATATGGAATCTGGGCTTTGCTGCATGTCAGTGGAAAATACACTAATTGTGATGGTCAGACTGTGAAGGTGAAGAAGAGTCTCCAGAGGATCAGAGTCCAGCTGGACTATGACAGGGGGGAGGTGTCCTTCTACAACCCTGAAGACATGACTCACATctgcactcacagacacactttcACTGAGAAACTCTTCCCATTTTTCAGTGTTGGAGAATCAGGAGACGCCAAAACCTGTGATATCCAAATGTGTCAGATTTCACAGTAA
- the LOC115775692 gene encoding nuclear factor 7, brain-like has product MDEKLLESFLSCHVCSETFRDPVSLSCSHSFCSSCLQKFWEQAKNKNCPICKRRSSKDLPVVNFALKELADSFAGRQKAGSSETEKGEKTLMSVCSKHQEEPKLFCVDEDRAVCPVCEFSLHQTHKVVPVEEAVSDLKEQLKSALKSLQDKRNKYKQVEETYNEVIEHSKKQLLSTERQIRAEFNKLHQFLREEEESRLAALREEEEQKGRTMSREMKMIEEQISSLSDSISAVEEELQKHSVPFLSSYKATQSRARAQSSLSDPQLLSGALIDVAKHLGNLSFRVWEKIKEKLHFSPVILDPNTAHCCLCLSDDLTSVRQGDTKQQLPDNPERNTYSDTVFGSEGFSSGKHSWEVEVGDHPVWNVGLVKESADRKGELLASPKYGIWALLHRSGKYTNCDGQPVTVKKSLQRIRVQLDYDRGEVSFYNPEDMTHIYTHRHTFTEKLFPFFSVGESGDAKTCDIKMCQISQ; this is encoded by the coding sequence ATGGATGAGAAACTTCTTGAAAGTTTCCTGAGCTGCCACGTGTGCTCAGAGACTTTCAGAGAtcctgtgtctctgagctgcagccacagcttcTGTTCAAGCTGCCTGCAGAAATTCTGGGaacaagctaaaaacaaaaactgtcccATTTGTAAAAGAAGATCCTCAAAGGATCTTCCAGTTGTGAACTTTGCTCTGAAAGAACTTGCTGATTCATTTGCTGGCAGACAGAAAGCTGGATCATCTGAGACAGAAAAGGGAGAGAAGACATTAATGTCAGTGTGCAGTAAACACCAAGAAGAGCCTAAACtgttctgtgtggatgaagatagagctgtgtgtcctgtgtgtgagttttctctccatcagacTCACAAAGTGGTTCCTGTAGAAGAAGCAGTCAGTGACctgaaggagcagctgaaatctGCCTTAAAGTCTCtgcaggacaagaggaacaaatacaaacaagtgGAGGAAACCTACAATGAAGTGATTGAACACTCCAAGAAGCAGCTGTTGTCCACAGAGAGGCAGATCAGAGCAGAGTTCAACAAGCTCCACCAGTtcctgagagaggaagaggagtccaGACTGGCAGctctgagggaggaagaggagcagaaggGGAGGACTATGAGCAGAGAGATGAAGATGATTGAGGAGCAGATCTCCTCTCTGTCAGACAGCATCTCTGCTGTTGAAgaagagctgcagaaacacagcgTGCCATTCCTCAGCAGTTATAAAGCCACTCAGAGCAGAGCCAGAGCCCAGAGCTCACTGTCAGATCCACAGCTGCTCTCAGGAGCACTGATAGATGTGGCCAAACACCTGGGAAACCTGTCCTTCAGAGTGTGGGAGAAGATCAAGGAGAAGCTCCACTTCAGTCCTGTCATTCTGGACCCAAACACTGCACActgctgtctctgtctgtctgatgaTCTGACCAGTGTGAGACAAGGagacacaaagcagcagcttcctgaCAATCCAGAGAGAAACACTTATTCTGACACTGTTTTTGGCTCTGAGGGCTTCAGCTCAGGGAAACACAGctgggaggtggaggtgggagaCCATCCTGTCTGGAATGTGGGTTTAGTTAAAGAATCAGCTGACAGGAAGGGAGAGCTTCTTGCTTCACCAAAATATGGAATCTGGGCTTTGCTGCATCGCAGTGGAAAATACACTAATTGTGATGGTCAGCCTGTGACAGTGAAGAAGAGTCTCCAGAGGATCAGAGTCCAGCTGGACTATGACAGGGGGGAGGTGTCCTTCTACAACCCTGAAGACATGACTCACAtctacactcacagacacactttcACTGAGAAACTCTTCCCATTTTTCAGTGTTGGAGAATCAGGAGACGCCAAAACCTGTGATATCAAAATGTGTCAGATTTCACAGTAA